Proteins from a single region of Sphingopyxis sp. BSN-002:
- a CDS encoding DUF805 domain-containing protein: protein MIRASHMLLPWGRTSREHYWIALIILGCAVAGIWALGSALGSMPSLILLALLMIIYTVTTVRRLHDAGFSRWWAALCLFPMSITWELLEIQVGTSTWQFIDLSTAIKLIPALIGLISKTQDAPPSALAHIFR from the coding sequence ATGATCCGCGCCAGCCATATGTTATTGCCTTGGGGCCGTACTTCACGTGAGCACTACTGGATCGCGCTCATAATTCTCGGGTGTGCCGTTGCAGGTATTTGGGCGCTTGGGAGCGCGCTTGGATCCATGCCGTCACTCATACTGCTTGCATTGCTTATGATAATTTACACGGTGACAACGGTGAGGCGGCTGCACGATGCGGGTTTTTCGCGCTGGTGGGCGGCGCTCTGCCTTTTCCCGATGTCGATCACTTGGGAACTGCTCGAAATTCAAGTGGGCACGTCGACTTGGCAATTTATCGATTTATCGACCGCGATTAAGTTAATCCCCGCACTGATTGGCTTGATCAGCAAGACGCAAGACGCGCCACCCAGTGCGTTGGCGCACATATTCCGGTAA